Below is a genomic region from Armatimonadota bacterium.
GCTCAACAGCCGGGCGCATTGCCGCATGGATGCGCCGTGCCCGAAGAGGATTCCCTCCGGGTTGGAGGCATTGTTCCAAAGCCGAAACCAGCAGCGGGGTTTGTCGGCGGCGGCCCGCACCAGGTCGAGCGCCGCCTGGTTGCGCGCCAGGATCTCCTGTACCTCGGCCGCCAGCTTCCGGCGGGTGCCGGGCGCGCGACCCTTGACGAACTTGCCCAGGGTATAGCCATCGTGGAAGAAGCGCGACCCCTGGAACTTGTCGAATGCTTGCTGGTAGAGGATGGCCGCGTTGTCCTTGTCGGGCACGGGCGGGGGGATGACCTGCGCCCACTCGGTGGGGAGGCCCTTGGCGCGCAGCTGCGCGAGGCGCTGGTCAACCGTTTTCTGCAGGCTGGCGACAAACAGCCAGTACGCCACCGCCAACGCGACCACCACCGCGAGCGCGATGCCGCAGACGAAGCGGAAGGTGCTGCCTTTGCCGGTGTCGAGGCGCGACACTTCCGGGTGCCCTCCGCGCGGGATGCTATCACGGAATCGGCGCCTGCGCAAGTGACCCCCTCCCCCTTCCAGAGCCTGCCCTGAGCCTGTCGAAGGGGGGAGGGTTAAGGTGGGGGTGAGGCCCATCGCCTCCTACCCTCACCCGGCTTCTCCCCTTCGACCGGCTCAGCCCGCGCACGCATCACCCTCCAGGTGGTGCTGCTCGTAGTATTGCTGATGATATGCCTCCGCCCGGTAGAAGCGCCCCGCGGGCAGAATCTCGGTCACGATCACTGCGTCGTACTTGCCGGACTGCCGGAGATGCTTCAGCGCGGCCTGGGCTGTCGCTCGCTGCTGCGGGGTGTGGTAGAAAACCACGGACTTGTACTGCGTTTTCTTCCTCACCGTCGGGTCGTGGGTTCCCCAGAACGCCGCCAGCACCTCATCGTAGGTGATCCGTGCCGGATCATACACGATCTCCACCGCTTCGGTGTGACCGGTGGCGCCGCGGCAGACTTGCTCGTAAGTCGGATTGTCAGCGCGGCCGCCGGCGTATCCCACCGTGGTGGCGACGACCCCGGGAATCCGACGAAACGCCGCCTCCACCCCCCAGAAGCAGCTGCCGCCGAACGTCGCCTTCTCTGTAGTCAAGGGCTTGACTTTCCTGCCGTAGTCTGTAAGATGCGTGTCACGCGGATGGTGGCCGGCGAACACCGCTCCCATCACGCCGACCGTCACTATCGCCGGCATCAAGCATTTCGCCATGATAGTTGCTTCCGTTCTGCCACCCTCATTCTATGATTTCCGCCCGCGCGCCCGCCGAAACGCCGCGCGGACTACACCGCGGGCAACCGACAGCAGGAAGGAGGTCCCAAGATGAGCGATGACCGCAGAATGGTGCAGAGGATCAGCGTGGCCTCGCACGAGCACCTGCCGCTGTGGGCGGTCGGCTGGCTGTTCACGATCGGGTATCTCAAGCTTGCCTTCTGGAAAGCGGTGCTGGCGGTGGTCATCTGGCCCTACTACATCGGAGCGGCCGTGAGATGACGGGGGGCGGGGGCCGGCGCCTGACGCGGCCACCGCTTGGTTCTCGACGCAGGTTAAACGGATTGACAGGCTTGAACGAAACCCCCCGACCTTGCCGCCAGCGGTGCCTCGCGCCAGTCAGCTATACGCTGTTCCTGGCGCTGACCGCCTACGGCCTGGCGCTGTTCGCGCTGGGGCCGTGCCTGACCTCGATCGCGGACACATTCGCGGTCGGGCTGGGGGCGACCGGAGCGCTGTTCACCACGTTCTTCGTGGGCTTCATCGCGGGGGTGCTGGCGGCCGGCTACGCGGCGGAGCGGGTCGGCAAGCGGCGGGTGGTGATGGCGGGGCTGGCCATTCTCGGCGCGGGGCTGGGGCTGCTGGGCGTCAGCCCGGGTCCCTTCGCCGTGCCCCATCTGTGGTGGGCGCTGGCGGCGATGGTGGTGACCGGCATCGGCGGAGCGACGGTCGAGTCCACCGCCAGCGCCCTGGCCGCCGACGTCAACCCGGGACGGGAGGGACTCGCGCTCAACCTGATGCAGGCGTTTTTCGGGTTGGGCGCGATCGCGGGGCCGCTGGTGGTGGGAGCGGTGCTGCGCCAGGGCGGAGCGTGGCAGCTTCACTTCCTGATCGCGGCCGGCTTCAGCGCGCTGATCCTGGCCGCGCTGGCGGCGCAGCCGGCGCCCGAACGACCCGCGCCGCCGCTGCCGCTGCGCGAGCTCGGCCGCCTGGCGCGCCAACCGGCGCTGCTGGCGCTGTGCGGCGCCATGGCCCTCTATGTCGGCGCCGAGATCGGCTACACGGGTTGGATCAGCGCGCTGGTACAGGAGCGGCTGGGGGCGACCGCGGCGAAGGCGGCGACCGCGGTGACGGCGTTCTGGGTGATGATGACGGTGGGGCGGCTGATCTGCACCTGGCTGGTGGCGGTGACGACGCCGCGGCGGCTGCTGGTGACGCTGGCGGTGGGCGGTGGGCTGGCGAGCGGAGCGACGGGGCTGGCGCCATCGCCGTGGTGGGGCATCGCGGCCTCGGGCGCGGTGGGGTTCTTCTACTCCGGCATCTTCGCGCTGGTGCTGACGGCGGCGAGTGAGCGCTTCACCCGCCGGCGGGCGGCGGTCTTCAGTCTCATCATGACCAGCGTCGGCATCGGCGGCATGATCGTGCCCGCGGCGATGGGCGTGGTGGCGCAGGCATTCGCTTTGCGCTGGGCGATGGCGCTGCCGGCGGCGGCGATGGTGGGGCTGGCGGTGCTGTTTGCGCGCACCGGCGATGCTCGGCGGGTGTGACCTGTTTCTTGGGGATGGATTGAGGCACTCACCATGTGGCACAGCCGCCTCGGCGCAGTCGCAAGCCTTATCAAGCGGTGCCGTCACTTGCGGCGCGCGCTGCTGACCACGAGCCAGGTGCACATCACGAGCGCCATGGCGACAAGGGCCGCCAGGTACCAGGCGTCCACGCCCGTAACGGGCGCGCTCGTAAGATAGAGAATTGCGATAATGCCTCCAAAGACAACGGCGACTACGCCGGAGAGGATGAGACGCGTCTTACGGATCCGCGCGACCATTCGGCCGGTTACGTATTCGAGGTCTTCGTCGCGCCTGATCCAGTAGGTCTCGTTTTCGTTACC
It encodes:
- the msrA gene encoding peptide-methionine (S)-S-oxide reductase MsrA, with protein sequence MAKCLMPAIVTVGVMGAVFAGHHPRDTHLTDYGRKVKPLTTEKATFGGSCFWGVEAAFRRIPGVVATTVGYAGGRADNPTYEQVCRGATGHTEAVEIVYDPARITYDEVLAAFWGTHDPTVRKKTQYKSVVFYHTPQQRATAQAALKHLRQSGKYDAVIVTEILPAGRFYRAEAYHQQYYEQHHLEGDACAG
- a CDS encoding MFS transporter; amino-acid sequence: MNETPRPCRQRCLAPVSYTLFLALTAYGLALFALGPCLTSIADTFAVGLGATGALFTTFFVGFIAGVLAAGYAAERVGKRRVVMAGLAILGAGLGLLGVSPGPFAVPHLWWALAAMVVTGIGGATVESTASALAADVNPGREGLALNLMQAFFGLGAIAGPLVVGAVLRQGGAWQLHFLIAAGFSALILAALAAQPAPERPAPPLPLRELGRLARQPALLALCGAMALYVGAEIGYTGWISALVQERLGATAAKAATAVTAFWVMMTVGRLICTWLVAVTTPRRLLVTLAVGGGLASGATGLAPSPWWGIAASGAVGFFYSGIFALVLTAASERFTRRRAAVFSLIMTSVGIGGMIVPAAMGVVAQAFALRWAMALPAAAMVGLAVLFARTGDARRV